GGTGTGCGGGTTCCGGGGGCCTCGTCCGCCGACGCCGGGTTCGCCCGGGACATGGCCGTCCACCATCAGCAGGCCGTCGAGATGTCGTTCATCGTCCGCGACCGCACGGACGACCAGGACGTACGCCGTCTCGCCTACGACATCGCCAACACCCAGGCCAACCAGCGCGGCATGCTGCTGGGCTGGCTCGACCTGTGGGAGTTGCCGAAGGTCGCCCCGGGCGGGGAGCAGCCCATGGCGTGGATGGCCGATACGGATGGGCACGAGCACGGCGGGCACGGCTCGGGCGACGCCGGAGCGGGTTCCGGTGCGGACGGGGTGCTCATGCCCGGCATGGCGAGCCGCTCCGAGCTGGCGCGGCTCGGCCGTCTCGACGGTGAGGAGGCCGAGGTGTTCTTCCTCCAGTTGATGACGGACCACCACAAGGGCGGCGTCGACATGGCCGAGGCCTGCGCGTCCCTGTGCGCGGTCCCGGCCGAGCAGCGGCTCGCCCGGGGCATGGTCGAGGGCCAGCAGTCCGAGCTGGGGCTGATGCGGGACATGCTGGCTGAGCGGGATACCCAGCCTCGCCCCTGAGCCGGGACCCGGGCCCCGGGACCCTGAGTCGGAACCCGGAGCTCCCGGGCTTGGGGCTCCGGGGCTCCGGGGCTCCGGGGCTCCGGGGACCGACGACGGGTGCGTCAACTTTCGCCCTTGCGTCGGCGCACCCGAACGGGTGATTACGGTCGCGCGGCCCCGGCAGGCCGGTGACCATGGGTTGCGCTCGGGGCCGTACGGCAGTGCTATCGGCACGCAGGAGGAAATCCCCCATGACGACCGCCAGAGACATCATGCACAGCGGGGCCCGCTGGATCCCGGCCCACGAGACGCTCGACCGTGCCGCGCAGCTGATGCGCGAGCACAACGTGGGCGCGCTTCCGGTGTCCGCCAACGGTGACTCCGACCGGATGGTCGGCATCATCACCGACCGCGACATCGTCGTCGGCTGTGTGGCCAAGGGGCACGACCCGGCGAAGGTCACGGCGGGCGATCTCGCGCAGGGCACGCCCCGCTGGATCGAGGCGGAGGCCGATGTGGACGCGGTCCTGGAGGAGATGCAGACCCATCGCATCCGCCGGCTGCCCGTCGTCGAGAACAAGAAGCTGGTCGGCATGATCAGCGAGGCCGACCTCGCGCAGCACCTCACCGAGGAGCAGATC
The nucleotide sequence above comes from Streptomyces sp. NBC_01116. Encoded proteins:
- a CDS encoding CBS domain-containing protein → MTTARDIMHSGARWIPAHETLDRAAQLMREHNVGALPVSANGDSDRMVGIITDRDIVVGCVAKGHDPAKVTAGDLAQGTPRWIEAEADVDAVLEEMQTHRIRRLPVVENKKLVGMISEADLAQHLTEEQIAGWAEKVYARG
- a CDS encoding DUF305 domain-containing protein codes for the protein MTAGGDGGEVPQALVERRKTRRVRRAAGAAVALALLFAGAATVASARGGGDGDGAAAEDAGVRVPGASSADAGFARDMAVHHQQAVEMSFIVRDRTDDQDVRRLAYDIANTQANQRGMLLGWLDLWELPKVAPGGEQPMAWMADTDGHEHGGHGSGDAGAGSGADGVLMPGMASRSELARLGRLDGEEAEVFFLQLMTDHHKGGVDMAEACASLCAVPAEQRLARGMVEGQQSELGLMRDMLAERDTQPRP